A window of Daucus carota subsp. sativus chromosome 2, DH1 v3.0, whole genome shotgun sequence genomic DNA:
ATGTTACCCAAGATTTATTATACCAACCACTTCTGGTCATTTACCTCACTTGTGCGTTTTTTAAATCTTTAGTCTAGACCTGCTCGAAGAATGAAATTTGAGAAAATAGTGCAAAATAAGTTTATATGAAAGATCTTTACTGTAAATCTGGAGATTAAACTGATTCATAATATTCTTAAGCAATGATTCTCTACTGGTGAAAAAGATTGTTGcagctaggggtgagcaaaaccggatatccggtccggttatgaattataaaccggatatccggtttttcggatcactaaattttcattccggttccggttccggtttaaccggatatccggatattcggatatccgatccggaTTACCTTTTAAAATAACGGAAAGATAAATTCCTTTAACACAGACTAAtcatgtaataataaaataatatatatatatatatatatatatatatatatatatatataagttgtcattttaatatttacatactAAAAAGAATCACATCCATAGATTGGCATGAATAAAAGCTTGACCCAAAGATTGACATGAATAAAAATGTTGTTTTCCTGCTAATGCCGATCAATAACAATACAAATTCTAGctattttctattttctacGAAATGACCTGTGGTTATTATGCtagtattaatattttaaagttcaACAATCTCCATTTaggttttaaaaatattaaataaataaagagtaaATAGCATTTTGCATCCCTTAACTTAGGTCGTTTTCGCGATACGGTCTCAAACTTTAATAATAGCAAAGTGCATCCCGcaacttttaatttttacagACAACGCACCCGTTTGACTGTTTCTCATTAAAATCTAACAGTCAACGTTAACGCGAGGGACATATCAGTAATTCAAAATTGTAAGTGTAATTAAGCTGgatttaaataaagaaaataaacaaaactaaACTATACGCTCCCTCCCTCCGAAATCGATCACTACTTTCCCCCCTTTTCAATCTCAGTATCTAAACCCTAGAATACCAATCGTCTGCCAAATGCGAGGTCGATTAAGAGTTGTTGGTGGCGATGGCGGAGAAAACACGAGTTGGGCTGAAGTTCCTGCGGAGTATTGGAGTCGAGTTGCCGGTGATGGTGCTATTCCAGTAATCCCTCAACCAAGCACGCCATTGGTAGGCAAAATACCACCATATGTTGGTACGTTTCTTCCTTTTACTGATTACTTGATGATTTTTGCATGCATGATTTCTAGGGTTTGATATTGTATTGTTTAAACTGGTGGTCCCTTGTTTGTTGTCTtgtatatgtaatataatatagtgTTGTCCCCCCTACGCTTACTTTTATATAGATTGTGCCATGttgttgttatttttattttttttgttttatatgtaatatatgtaGTTCTgtatttatttgtgttttcaGAGGATTCGAAATTTTTCACAATTAAACTACACCATCATGGGGACTTTGATGAGAATTTGAATTCATATGTGGGTGGTGAAGTCAGTTACTTTGACATGTGCTCACAGTTGGAGTCTGGTCTTGCTGATTTGGAGTCTATGTTGAATGAAGTTGGAATatttttaggaaagttttgtttGTGGTATTGCATTCCTAATACAGAACTGGATCAGAGGTTATTACCAATCAAAGACAATGATGAAGTTAATTCAATGATTGTGCTTTTGTGCTATTCAAAATGTATGAATTTATATACCACTGATAATGTGATTGATTATGGGGctgatttttggatttttcaatGACACAATACGAGGAGGATGAAAGGGTTGAGAGGATAGAACAAATAAGAGAGGAACGTGAGTATGGTGGTGATGGTCATGGTGAGGCAGATGGAGAGGGTATTGGTGCTGGTGGGGCTGAGGGTAGATTGAAGAGCGATGATGATGATAAAGTTAGTTTTCAAGGTGATAGTTCTAATTTGGATTCAACTGACAGTGAGGTTGATACGCTCCCAAAGAAACAGAAAAAGCCAAGGAGGATTCCTCATCCAAATCCTCCCTATAGGACAAGAAAGAGGGGCTGATATTCCATGTAAAGGGTGAGTCAGATCCTCCTTTTCTCTTTCTAATTTGTCATTTGCATATAATCTGCAATTCAATGACTTGGATCAATTTTCTTGTGTTGCAGGGTTTGTTTAAAAACACTGCAGATAATCCTGTAGTTTTGGATGATTCTGGACCTGCTGGAAGTCAACCTAGTCAAGAAGAGACTGAAAATActgaaaagaaaaggaagaagGCAGTACCAAGGAAAAAAGTTACCAAACctcaagaaaaggaaaagaagagTGCCAAGCAAAATGAAAGGAAGAGTGCCAAGAAAAATGAAAGGAAGAGTGTCAAGCAAGATGAAAAAAAGAGTgccaagaaaaaggaaaaagttGAAGATTTTGAGCAAACAAATGCAAGTCAGACACTGCAACTTGAAGACGAAGAAtagattgaacaacttattGCACAAGGGACAGTGGTAGGTGAAGAAGAAGATATAAAGATGGACAATGTATATGATGAAAGCAGTTCAGAGGGCAGCTTCAATAGCAGTGATGAGAGAATGGCTCTGGATTCTTCTGATGAAGTAGACTCTACCTACCCTGAATTCAATGATACCACAGGAATGGATGATCGTCAATTTAGAATGGAGATGGTCTTCGCAAGTGGGGAAATATTCAGAGCTGCAGTACAAAAGCATGAAATTGTTCACCAAAGGCCAATAAGACTAAGGAAGAATCTTAAAGAGAAAATCAAGTGGGTGTGCAGTGGTGGATGTGAGTGGAAGTGCTATAGACTAAAGATGCAGAGGTCAGagaatatacaaataaaaaccATATGCAACACACACACTTGCAATCCAACCTGGTTTCAGAAATGTATCAATTCTACATGGATAGCCAAAGAATATGAGGATGAAATTCGAATGAATCCCAGGTGGGAAACAAGAGCATTTCAGGCCAGAATTGTTAATGACCTTAAGTGCAACATTTCATTGTGTATGATCTACAGAGCTCTGAAGAAGGCAAGAGAAAACATCGTTGGAAAACAAGAATTGGAGTATGCTAAGCTGTATGCTTATGCCAatgagatcaagaagaaaatgCCTACCTCAACTGTGAAGATAATGTCAGAGCAGGATGACAGTTGTAGCACTCTGATGACGTTCAAAAGATTCTATGTGTATTTGGCTCCATTGAAGGAAGGCTTCTTGGATGGTTGTAGACCAGTTATAGGTTTAGACGGATGCCATCTTAAGGGTCCTTTAGGTGGAATCTTACTTACAGTAGTTGGTACCGAACCCAACGATGGGATGTACCCAATTGCGTGGGCACAAGTAGAGGCTGAGAACAACGAGAGTTGGGAATGGTTTATAAGGCTGCTGATGGATGACTTGAACATGGAGAATCCAGGGTCCTACACTTTTATTTGCGACAAACAGAAGGGCTTAGTAAATGCTCTGAAATCCCTGGTCCCGGCTGCTGAGCATCGCTTCTGCGTGATGCATCTGGACAAGAACCTCTGGAAGAATCATAAGGGAATTGGGGTGAGAAGATTGATGTGGTGTGCTTCAAAATCCACAACAGATTACCATTTCAACATTAACATGGAGGCACTTAAAAATGTACTTGTAAACTTACAATATCCATATATCTTGCACTTATAGATAATACGTAATATTACACTTACAATAATATTAcacttataataatattacacTTAATTTTAGCTTGCACCTAAACCACATGAATGGTTGGCGGCTAAGCCAAGGACTCAATGGAGTAGATCAGCATTTAGAGAAACAAGTAAATGTGACAGTTCGTTAATAACAACTGCGAAGTGtttaataatgatataaataagTTCAGAGACCAGGGCATTGTCACAATGTTTAAGGCAATTCAGAACACGTGTATGGAAAGAATTTGCAAGAGATATACACGAATGAAGACTAGGGGAACCATGTACTGCACCAAACCCCTAAAGAAGTTGCACAGGTATTACCTTCCACAGCACtaattaaaatagtaatttGGTAGTAATTACTTGTTTGTTTACTTGTTTGTTTAAGGAACATGGAATTGGATGCAAGAGCTAGACCAAGCTGGAATGGAGGGGATAAGTTTCTGGTGAATATCACTGATGGAGGACACGAACTAGTCTGTGATTTGAAGAACCACAACTGCGCTTGTAGGAAGTGGCAGTTGACAGGTATTCCATGTTTTCACGCTTGTTCAtgcatattttttcaaaaacaaaacccCTTGGATTATATGCATGAATGCCACAAAAAGGAATGGTACTTGAGAGTGTACATCCATCTTCTTGAACCAATAAATGGAAAGGAGTTTTGGGAGGAAACAAGAGCTACACCAATTGCTCCTCCAAAACAAAGAGTGGCCCCTGGCAGGCCTAAAAAAAATAGAGACAAGAGGACAGATGTTGTTCAAGCAAGGAAGAGTGACCCTACTATGCTCAAGAGGTCTGGAACCTCCTTACGATGCACATGGTGTAAAGAATGGGGGCACAATACTAGGACATGTCCATCAAAGGTATCTAAGCTTCATTCTTAACTTTATCTCATAGTTTAAGTGATTTGTCTttgattctttcttcttttgtCGTCCAGAAAATTGATGATGAGAGGAACAAACAGGAAGGAGAAACTACTGCAGCTGCACAGAGGATTGTGAAGTGCGCCAATTGCCAACAACTTGGACACAATAAGAGGACTTGCACTgctaagatactaactatatGTAATTATATGCAGATCTGTTAAGGTGATAGTAATTATGTGCAAATCTGTTGTTAAACATGTATTATTTTACAGAAAGCTCATGAACAACAAATCTCAGTTGGGCCTTCTAATCCATCTGTTGGGCCTTCTAATCCATCTGCTGCTACAAAGACAAATCCACCTGCTAGTTCAAATGCAAGTGCAAATTCAACCGCCCCTTCAAAGACAACTACTAGCCATGGAGGTATAATCAGACCCTTCAAGCCCCCAGCTGCAATTTCTCGACAAAATCCTTTAGACGTGGAGCCAATACCAGGGCAAAAGTTCACATCTCATAAGAATTTGGAAGCAGCCAAGACCAAGATGCAGAAAAATATGGGAAAGAAGAATTAGGGGTTCTATCTATGTACTGCTTTTGACTCATTTTGAGTGCTTTTCCTCGAAAAACTATTTCCCCACTTTGCTTTCACTTGCTTTTGGTTTGTCTATTTATTGTAAACTCAGTCTGTGATGATGTTGGATAATGCTCTTTTGGAATCTCTGTGTAAACTTTAAACTGTTGGATGTGATCTACTTCTTTTAACCGCATATTTACTCCACTTTTACTTCACTTTGACTtcatttctattttaatttcattACCTCCAACAACCTTCTCTATCCACACTTATTACTCAttcaatgaaaaaaaataaaattaaaaaacaaaggcGTGCAACTTCACTACATTTCATTCAGCAAATACAGAGCAATTACATATACCATTACATATTACTCCTTCCCACCCAGAACATAATTCAACACAATAAACACCCAAGTTACAATTAATAAAAGGAGGACACTGCTACAATcaccattcttcattttctctccaTCTGCAGATCTCTCTTCATACAAAGTCCCTTTTAGCGTTTCAAAATGTTGAGTTTCAGCCTCAAGTGCGTTAATCCTACGTACGAGCCCAGGGATGATGACATGAGCTCGATCACATAGAGTTTAAAGATTATTTAAAGTTTGAGACCGTATCGCGAAAACGACCTAAGTTAAAGGATGCAAAGTGCTATTTACtcataaataaataacataacATAATTATTTAGAGTTTAGGATTTAGGACCTTTAGGCGCCCTTAATCGATTCGAATTACAGAAAATCATTATTTGCAAAAACAATTTGAAGAAtagaatttttgaaaaataataagtagttttgcaattttattaaaaagtgacagtattttgtaaaaattataaaatagacttgaatatttatctgatCGAGGGGCCGTCTAGGTGAGTTTAAagtaagtgcttcttgcttaaactaaaaaaatgaaGCAGAAGTTAGTAGTTTGTTAAGACTTatgtgattaaagtgtttgggaaaaaagtagaagtaatGAAACGAAAGATAGGAATCCTAACTTTCTATAAGTAGTTATCGACTTTTtgcacaaacggtacgaataagtgcttctaacttaaaacTCCAGAAACGGGGTCTAAAAGCCCTGCTAACGATTTTTGACACTTGAATTTTGTTTTTcctcatataaaataaattgaaattatacattctttttttttaaaaatgatttaatacttactactctttttttagttgtcatattttattttttcattcaaaatgatcaaaatttgaccaaaatgtattaatatttttataattgatcaaacttaaaaaaaattatatcattaaagattatatttaacttactttaatatatgattttcagtttttaaataattttaatattcgatcaaaaatcatttaattTGATCAATTAAAATGCGACCACTAAAGTCAAATATGATCCTCtaataatacaaaatatttttaaaatttgtattatataatgatcatttattttaaaatataaataatattataaacatatcAAATAATCTAAAATCAAAAACTTAAATATATGATGTATAGActatatacaattataatattttcattttaaggGTGGATAAATCAtatttgtaataaattttattaaataaagtattaaaaaattataaaattgatatttaatttactTAAAAATGTACTgagttaaaattataattaatattcggATTCTAATGGAATACGGACAACAAATCATATTCAGGTAGCATCactttatagaaaaatataaaacataatatgAGCAATATAATTGCTCCGATCATATTTTatccatatataatttttcgtTATATTTGGTTATAAAAAACCCATATGAATCCAATATTTATTGTTCTCGTGGACTACTTTTTTGAAACGTATTTGAAAAGTTAGGACCGGGCCGAGGAGTGGACAAGAAGTACGATTGTTGAGTTTAGGATCACATTGACTGAAACCTAACAGGGTAGAAAATTAATCTCCACCTCTATATAAACGAGAAGTTGTGATGGAGAATCCTGGACAGAACATTTATCTCTGGAATCCAATTTGTAGAAAATTCAAAAGGCTTCCGCAACTTGGACCCTCAATGGAGAATGATTCTTCTTTTCGTCTGAATGCTGGTGTGAGTTTCGGATATGATGGTGATGATTATAAGGTGATAGTAATTGCTCACCTAGACGAATCATACGTAGTTTCTGTTTATAGCTtgactactaatagctggaaatATATCAACACTAATTTTTATACTGAAGCAGCTAGCGATGAGTATTTCTTTCGAACCACCAAGTTTGTAGATGGTACCGCTTATATGACGACATCTAGCCGGGTAGTTGTTTGTTTTGAGTTGATCAATGAGACCATTCGAGTCATCGAGTTTCCAAAagaattttctgaaaatactGCTGTCACTATGGAAGCATAGGGAGAAACAATAGCCCTTCTAAGACATGAAAAGAGCTACCTAACTTTGTGGATATTAGGTAATAAGTCATCCTGGGAAAAGAAGTTCAGTATTGAATTGCAAGAAGCTAGTCCTCATCATCAGGCTGTAGGATTTTTAaatggaaaatgcttggtgcacataattgtgtacaaaaacatgtacataatgacatgtggtggattttaattggatggcccccctgcatttacaccaaccaccccaattaaaatccaccacatcacttgccacatcattatgtgcaaattttctgtacacaattatgtgcatctAGCACTACTCTTTTTAAATTATGGTAAATATATGGTAAGGACTCTCAGTTTGGTGGGGGAATTGCGCGTTGTAACCAAGTTATATACGTGCGACCTGGAAATGGAATGTCCAATGTCGACAGAATTTAGATCATATACCCAACTCAGATCTCGCAATAGACTTCCaccaaaatattcaaatttcatgGGCTGCATACATTCCAACTACTCGGGGAGTCTTCTTCTATTCAACGAAGATAGCGTGGATCCTTTTGTGCAGACGGAGGAGACAGAGTCTTCCTGCAATTCTATGTTGTTTACTTTACAGCGGGACGTAACCCAATAAATATGCATTGTGTAaggtttgtttttatttcgaaaGAGGGTAACGTTTGTTTTGATTCCAATAGAATTGCCTTATAGTATTCTGTGTCAATAATGGATATATGTGTTTTACTTTGAAATTATTCTTTTAGTAGATCTTTTATCCTCCAAATATGTgcagttttttcaaaataattgtcTCTGACATTACTTCAGAGAGCAAGTTTGTAAGTATGACAGTCCCCTCCTTTTAAGATTCTTAATGTATAACATTATTATCTATGTTTaattcatctaaaattatgtctCTGTGGATTCATGTATATTCATATGTAACTCATGGTTTATGCATATTTGAGGATAAAGATTATTCCCCATAAGTTTGTAAGAAAATATGAAGAAAAGTTACTGGAACGCGTTCTATTGAAGACTCCAGGAGGTGCAGCTTGGGCAGTAGATGTGGTAAGGAGAAAAAACAAGGTTTCACTCGGAAATGGTTGGCCTCAATTTGCAACATTCTACTCTATAAGTTTCTATCCTTGATAACCGAAAATCTATCCTTCAAACTAGAATAATACCGACTAAAATTGATGATTCAAGTTGCTATGAGCTAATTCTGCCTTGTAAGAAGCCAAGAATAAGCTCTGCTAGTCAAGAAAAAGGTTATTCTCCTATGTCTCAGTTTCtctattttgtacttgccatgtTTCTATTTACGCACACTGCACATCAATAAAAATGAAACCACATCATTGTCAATTACCGGAAATTAAAGATGGAGTATGTGAAAGTGAAGGAGATAAAGACATAGCACTTGCCTTTACTAatgcttttaaatcaaacaagCCATTTTTCACTACTACAAACACGGGTAAATTTGGCCGAAATTGTTGCACTCATAGCTTAGTGGAATTTAGCAGTTgcggtcatatttaattataaatatcagtcatatatataaatttgattgttttatcggcagtaatatatatatatgaaaggatatcttcgatattaatttattttggtatttataaataaacgtaaaatttaaatcacctagtaatcctcccaataggatcATTAATTTGTATGATTATCCTTAAGTGGAAAAGTtatttctagcaagttatttgaAAAATCACTTTATATTTCTTCGCATCAAAATACCTacttttaagaaatatattttcacgCAATATTCATGCTGTGGGATATCGTCAATCTACGATATTTCCCTATTTTCATATTGCAAAATTAAACTCGCATGAAGATCGAAAAAGGATTATCAAGAtttgatattctttagaacCCTCATGTATCATTATCTCttaattaaagtaatttattccctgATTTATCAGATTTCTATTTTACGggataaattatctttaattagtcaaaaataaatctttcattccaaaaattgttttctatccaaaagaaagatttactctatcaaaacattaatatttggatggtcaaatattaatattcatttttcttggtttattaaatattttctccaaggtctctcaaattactcattttttttcggagaaaaatattttaatacttggaatacactttaaaattatcaaaaccaTGATTCATCAtgaatcatattattctaagtattttggtatcaaaaattagtcaagggtctactcgttttgaccaaatactaattttctcggtttacgtatatttccttatttatcgaaggaaattaatttaaatactcaaaaaTATTTCCATAAACTCCAAACTCTTTTATTCTCAAGGAAATATAGTTGTAGTATTTATCCGAGTCAAAATTCTAGCCAAAAACGTTTTACAAATCGTCAAAAGGATTTACGTATTTTATTCATACCCGAAAagcggtttttatcgttttaattccaaataaaatacttccacttgctagaatgacttgaaactttggggatgtcatttttatgatgtgatgtatgttaggtaaaagtttcgtGATTTTTGGAAAATGTTTGTCGGGGTGTGTTTCCGAACGGTTGACCCGAGAAGCTTTGACTGAGCGGTTGACCTAGGagactttgaccaaaaattaccaaacttcacagatttccattttccaatatttagaaaattgtcatattttttgttggatttattggagatgtttagaaataagctagttttaattaacgatacttaatcgttaattaatagttaattggGTTGCATTGGGGTGTGTGCCTTATCCTCTTCCAAGCAATAAGTGCTGAGATAAGGAGTCACATGTTGGTTGTCAAGTTGCTAGGCTAGTGGACAAGAACAATGTAgtcatcccttacatcacctacccatttacatcatcccttacatcacctTCCACTACCCACTACCCCAAAAtttccctataaataccacCCCACCCCCATTCATTTTCTACACAAGCTAAAGAGCTAATTAGTTGCTGGGAATTTTAGAAGTATTCTCTCTTTCATCtctacaaacactctctacaaatacttcttctctaaaacctcttttcttatacatatatatatttatatatacaaggttttagttatataagctTAGTTCAACCAACCAAGCTCTCTCCCAACCCAACTAGCTCAACCACTACTACTTTAGG
This region includes:
- the LOC135150400 gene encoding F-box/kelch-repeat protein At3g06240-like; amino-acid sequence: MENPGQNIYLWNPICRKFKRLPQLGPSMENDSSFRLNAGVSFGYDGDDYKVIVIAHLDESYVVSVYSLTTNSWKYINTNFYTEAASDEYFFRTTKFVDGTAYMTTSSRVVVCFELINETIRVIEFPKEFSENTAVTMEA